From Leptospira langatensis, the proteins below share one genomic window:
- a CDS encoding glycoside hydrolase family 57 protein codes for MISVCFYFEVHQPYRLDRFNFFKIGRNLPYFDDKKNEEILRKVAHKCYLPTTKALLELVRDHKEEFKFTFSLTGTVIEQLKKWSPEVMDHFKELADTGCVEFLSETYYHSLSSLYSDREFSRQVGKHKGLIQSEFGVTPKAFRNTELIYSNDIAHKVRKMGYSTMLSEGVDRILNWRSPNFLYHSSNEPELNLMLKNYRLSDDIAFRFSERSWADFPLSAEKFSKWVHSVAGNGQCINLFMDFETFGEHQWKESGIFEFLRYTPKEILKHPDFKFRTVSEAAERYPSVGEFDAPEAVSWADAERDLTAWRGNSMQRQALESLYELEDKIYSLGDEKILDTFGKLQTSDHFYYMCTKFFNDGDVHKYFSPYGSPYEAYIYFMNILQDFKQSLGRPNISYAESKQISVGDFVL; via the coding sequence ATGATTTCCGTATGTTTTTACTTCGAAGTCCATCAACCATACCGACTGGATCGATTTAATTTCTTTAAGATAGGCAGGAATCTGCCGTACTTCGACGACAAAAAGAACGAAGAGATCCTGAGAAAGGTGGCTCATAAATGCTATCTTCCGACGACGAAGGCCCTTCTAGAATTGGTCAGAGATCATAAGGAGGAGTTCAAATTTACTTTTTCCCTTACAGGTACGGTAATCGAACAACTGAAGAAATGGAGTCCCGAGGTGATGGATCACTTCAAGGAATTAGCCGATACCGGTTGCGTTGAGTTCCTTTCAGAAACATACTATCACTCATTATCCAGTCTTTATTCAGATCGTGAATTTTCCAGACAAGTAGGAAAGCATAAAGGATTGATCCAAAGCGAATTTGGAGTCACTCCGAAAGCATTTCGAAATACAGAGTTAATCTATTCTAATGATATCGCTCATAAGGTCAGGAAGATGGGATATTCCACAATGCTGTCCGAAGGAGTAGATCGGATCCTGAATTGGAGAAGTCCGAATTTTCTCTATCATTCCTCCAACGAGCCTGAATTGAATCTAATGCTCAAGAATTATCGATTGAGCGATGATATCGCGTTCCGGTTTTCCGAGAGATCTTGGGCGGACTTTCCTTTGAGTGCGGAGAAGTTCTCAAAATGGGTACATTCCGTTGCAGGAAACGGACAATGCATTAACTTATTCATGGATTTCGAGACCTTCGGAGAGCACCAGTGGAAAGAATCAGGTATATTCGAATTCCTTCGTTATACTCCGAAAGAGATCCTAAAACATCCCGACTTTAAATTTAGAACCGTTTCCGAAGCCGCAGAAAGATATCCAAGCGTAGGTGAGTTTGATGCCCCAGAGGCAGTTTCTTGGGCAGATGCAGAAAGAGATCTAACTGCATGGAGAGGAAATTCCATGCAAAGACAGGCATTGGAATCCCTATATGAATTAGAGGATAAGATCTATTCCTTAGGAGACGAGAAGATCCTAGACACATTCGGAAAGTTGCAGACCTCGGATCATTTCTATTATATGTGCACGAAGTTCTTCAACGACGGAGACGTACACAAATATTTCAGTCCGTACGGATCCCCTTATGAGGCCTATATCTATTTCATGAATATATTACAAGACTTTAAACAATCATTAGGACGTCCGAATATCTCCTATGCGGAATCGAAACAGATCTCCGTTGGGGATTTCGTTCTTTAA